The following are encoded in a window of Heterodontus francisci isolate sHetFra1 chromosome 2, sHetFra1.hap1, whole genome shotgun sequence genomic DNA:
- the exoc3 gene encoding exocyst complex component 3 — MEETDREAVWTAAQRVAGMLQRPDQLDKVEQYRRREARKKASVEARLKAAIQSQLDGVRTGLSQLHNALNDVKDIQHSLADVSKDWRQSINTIENLKDVKDAVVQHSQLAAAVENLKNIFSVPEIVEEACELIERGELLLAHRKLMDLECSRDDLMYEQYRMDSKNTHDMKLIQAYFTEVQNLSEQMGKQIWMLVQRSSVTVRSDPAHLVSVIRIIEREEKIDKRMLDRQKQTGFIPPGRPKRWKAKLFAVLEQTVANRIEASQSDTRELDKMWLVRHLELTRKYVLEDLLVMKNLMVQCFPPHYDIFKRLQNLYHQGLVARVEELASEDLEANEIVSLLTWVLNTYHSGDMMGHPDLAPEVDVKTLEPLLSNDVANMLLLKYMTTLTSNIIGWLRKALETDKKDWKKEQEPEADQDGYYQTTLPAIVFQMFEQNLQVAAQISDDLKLKVLTLCLQQMNSFLSRYKEEVTLYKDDHLKDRQHPQFYIQYMVAVVNNCQTFKDSVNSLKRKYTNYELVMEEEHYANQPTIEVTLDTIAKDGCAYLLDEVFLDLESHLQELMTRKWLAGSNAVDIICVTIEDYFNDFSKIKKPYSKEITIEAHRRVVVEYIRTMMQRRITFRGLDERREGAERVIKDAEQFRFLFKKLSAGFGEDTDLLCDAIPALAEVLKLTDPSLLCLEVSTLVNKFPDFREEHITALMAMRGDASREMKQTVIEILWQNPTHPGPNFRPIFKDISVQNLTLSKLVK; from the exons GCAGCTATCCAGTCCCAGTTGGATGGAGTGCGGACGGGGCTCAGCCAGCTTCACAATGCCTTGAATGATGTTAAAGACATCCAGCATTCCTTGGCAGATGTCAGTAAGGACTGGAGACAGAGCATTAATACTATAGAAAACTTGAAGGATGTGAAAGATGCTGTGGTCCAGCATAGCCAGCTGGCAGCTGCTGTAGAAAACCTGAAAAATATTTTTTCAG TTCCAGAGATTGTGGAAGAGGCCTGTGAACTGATTGAACGAGGAGAGCTGCTTTTAGCCCATCGAAAGCTGATGGATCTGGAGTGTTCCCGTGATGATCTTATGTATGAGCAATATCGTATGGATAGCAAGAACACGCATGATATGAAACTCATCCAGGCATACTTTACTGAGGTGCAGAACCTCTCAGAGCAAATGGGCAAGCAGATCTGGATGCTGGTGCAAAGGTCTTCAGTAACAGTCCGCAGTGATCCAGCCCACCTTGTTTCAGTGATTCGAATCATTGAAAGAGAAGAAAAAATTGATAAGCGGATGCTTGACCGGCAGAAACAGACAGGGTTCATTCCTCCTGGCAGACCAAAACGATGGAAAGCCAAATTGTTTGCAGTGCTCGAACAGACTGTTGCCAATCGGATTGAGGCCAGTCAGTCTGATACACGGGAGCTAGACAAAATGTGGCTTGTGCGTCACCTGGAGCTCACGCGCAAGTATGTTCTTGAGGACTTGCTGGTCATGAAGAACTTGATGGTGCAGTGTTTTCCTCCTCATTACGATATCTTCAAAAGACTTCAGAATTTGTATCACCAGGGACTAGTAGCACGCGTAGAGGAACTTGCCTCTGAGGATTTGGAGGCCAATGAAATTGTTTCACTTCTGACCTGGGTTCTAAATACATACCACAG TGGGGATATGATGGGACACCCAGACCTAGCTCCAGAGGTGGATGTAAAGACCCTGGAACCCTTACTGTCGAATGATGTGGCCAATATGCTCCTCCTCAAATACATGACGACCCTCACA TCCAACATTATTGGCTGGCTACGGAAAGCACTTGAAACTGACAAGAAGGATTGGAAAAAAGAGCAAGAGCCAGAAGCAGATCAGGATGGATACTATCAGACCACATTGCCAGCTATTGTATTTCAG ATGTTTGAACAGAATCTGCAGGTGGCTGCTCAGATCAGTGACGATCTGAAACTTAAGGTGCTGACATTGTGCCTTCAGCAAATGAACTCTTTCTTGAGCAG ATACAAGGAGGAAGTGACACTATATAAAGATGATCATCTGAAAGATCGTCAGCATCCTCAGTTCTACATTCAGTACATGGTTGCAGTTGTTAACAACTGCCAGACTTTCAA AGATTCTGTCAACAGTTTGAAGAGGAAATATACAAACTATGAGTTAGTGATGGAAGAAGAACATTATGCTAATCAGCCAACAATAGAGGTAACTCTGGATACTATTGCCAAGGATGGGTGTGCCTATCTGCTAGATGAAGTCTTCCTTGACTTGGAG TCCCATCTCCAGGAGTTGATGACCAGAAAATGGCTTGCTGGGTCTAATGCTGTGGATATCATTTGTGTTACCATTGAGGATTATTTCAATGACTTTTCTAAAATTAaaaagccatacagcaag GAAATAACAATAGAAGCTCATCGAAGGGTAGTGGTGGAGTACATAAGAACTATGATGCAAAGAAGGATCACCTTTCGAGGTTTGGATGAGCGCAGAGAGGGGGCTGAAAGAGTGATCAAAGATGCAGAGCAATTTCGATTCTTGTTTAAGAAACTTTCGGCT GGTTTTGGAGAGGACACTGATCTGCTGTGTGATGCTATTCCAGCTTTAGCTGAAGTCTTGAAGCTCACTGATCCATCGTTATTATGTCTTGAGGTCTCTACATTGGTTAATAAATTTCCTGACTTTAG GGAAGAACATATTACAGCACTGATGGCAATGAGAGGAGATGCCAGCAGGGAAATGAAGCAGACAGTCATTGAAATTTTGTGGCAAAACCCAACTCATCCTGGTCCTAATTTTAGGCCAATCTTCAAAGATATTTCAGTACAAAATTTAACACTGTCAAAATTAGTCAAGTAA